The Erinaceus europaeus chromosome 16, mEriEur2.1, whole genome shotgun sequence genome includes a window with the following:
- the LOC103126829 gene encoding olfactory receptor 6E1-like, which translates to MSHTSDQSAPAKGRRIKGNHTTITEFVLLGLSDACELQMLIFLGLLLTYLLTLLGNLLIVVITLLDRRLHTPMYYFLRNFAVLEIWFTSNIFPKMLTNILTGVKTISLAGCFLQFFFYFFLGTAEFLLLAVMSFDRYVAICHPLRYATIMNKRLCVQLVLCSWTTGFLLIIFPSVITFQQPFCGPNVINHFFCDNFPLLELICADTSPIELLGFVVAIFSLLGTLSVTATCYGHILHTILRIPSVKERQKAFSTCSSHIVVVSLFYGSCIFMYIRSGKGGQGEDHNKVVALLNTVVTPMLNPFIYTLRNKQVKHVFREQVNKLFL; encoded by the coding sequence ATGTCACACACCTCTGATCAGTCAGCCCCAGCAAAGGGCAGAAGAATCAAGGGGAACCACACCACCATCACCGAGTTTGTCCTGCTGGGGCTCTCAGATGCCTGTGAGCTGCAGATGCTCATCTTCCTGGGGCTCCTCCTGACCTACCTCCTCACTCTGCTGGGGAACCTCCTCATTGTGGTCATCACCCTCCTAGACAGGCGcctccacacccccatgtactACTTCCTCCGCAACTTTGCTGTCCTGGAGATCTGGTTCACCTCCAACATCTTCCCCAAGATGCTCACCAACATCCTCACTGGAGTCAAGACCATCTCCCTAGCAGGTTgttttttgcaattttttttctatttcttcctagGCACTGCAGAGTTCCTCCTCCTGGCGGTGATGTCCTTTGACAGGTACGTGGCCATATGCCATCCTCTGCGCTATGCCACCATCATGAACAAAAGGCTCTGTGTCCAGCTAGTCCTCTGCTCTTGGACAACAGGATTCCTTCTTATCATCTTTCCAAGTGTCATCACATTTCAGCAGCCATTCTGTGGCCCCAATGTCATCAACCATTTCTTCTGTGACAATTTCCCCCTCCTGGAACTCATCTGTGCAGACACAAGCCCGATAGAGCTCCTGGGCTTTGTGGTCGCCATCTTCAGCCTGCTGGGCACCCTGTCTGTCACGGCCACCTGCTACGGCCACATCCTGCACACCATCCTGCGCATCCCCTCAGTCAAGGAGAGGCAGAAAGCCTTCTCCACCTGCTCCTCACACATCGTCGTCGTGTCTCTCTTCTATGGCAGCTGCATCTTCATGTATATCCGGTCAGGCAAGGGTGGCCAGGGGGAGGACCACAACAAGGTGGTGGCTTTGCTCAACACTGTGGTCACCCCCATGCTCAACCCCTTCATCTACACCCTCAGGAACAAACAGGTGAAGCATGTGTTTAGGGAGCAGGTGAATAAACTCTTCTTATAA
- the LOC103126840 gene encoding olfactory receptor 6E1-like — protein sequence MSHTSDQSAPAKGRRIKENHTTITEFVLLGLSDACELQMLIFLGLLLTYLLTLLGNLLIVVITLLDRRLHTPMYYFLRNFAVLEIWFTSNIFPKMLTNILTGVKTISLPACFLQSFLYFFLGTAEFLLLAVMSFDRYVAICHPLRYATIMNKRLCVQLVLCSWTTGFLLIIFPSVITFQQPFCGPNVINHFFCDNFPLLELICADTSPIELLGFVVAIFSLLGTLSVTATCYGHILHTILRIPSVKERQKAFSTCSSHIIVVSLFYGSCIFMYIRSGKGGQGEDHNKVVALLNTVVTPMLNPFIYTLRNKQVKHVFREQVSKLFLQILWAPGLS from the coding sequence ATGTCACACACCTCTGATCAGTCAGCCCCAGCAAAGGGCAGAAGAATCAAGGAGAACCACACCACCATCACCGAGTTTGTCCTGCTGGGGCTCTCAGATGCCTGTGAGCTGCAGATGCTCATCTTCCTGGGGCTCCTCCTGACCTACCTCCTCACTCTGCTGGGGAACCTCCTCATTGTGGTCATCACCCTCCTAGACAGGCGcctccacacccccatgtactACTTCCTCCGCAACTTTGCTGTCCTGGAGATCTGGTTCACCTCCAACATCTTCCCCAAGATGCTCACCAACATCCTCACTGGAGTCAAGACCATCTCCCTCCCAGCATGCTTCCTACAgagttttctctatttcttcctagGCACTGCAGAGTTCCTCCTCCTGGCGGTGATGTCCTTTGACAGGTACGTGGCCATATGCCATCCTCTGCGCTATGCCACCATCATGAACAAAAGGCTCTGTGTCCAGCTAGTCCTCTGCTCTTGGACAACAGGATTCCTTCTTATCATCTTTCCAAGTGTCATCACATTTCAGCAGCCATTCTGTGGCCCCAATGTCATCAACCATTTCTTCTGTGACAATTTCCCCCTCCTGGAACTCATCTGTGCAGACACAAGCCCGATAGAGCTCCTGGGCTTTGTGGTCGCCATCTTCAGCCTGCTGGGCACCCTGTCTGTCACGGCCACCTGCTACGGCCACATCCTGCACACCATCCTGCGCATCCCCTCAGTCAAGGAGAGGCAGAAAGCCTTCTCCACCTGCTCCTCACACATCATTGTCGTGTCTCTCTTCTATGGCAGCTGCATCTTCATGTATATCCGGTCAGGCAAGGGTGGCCAGGGGGAGGACCACAACAAGGTGGTGGCTTTGCTCAACACTGTGGTCACCCCCATGCTCAACCCCTTCATCTACACCCTCAGGAACAAACAGGTGAAGCATGTGTTTAGGGAGCAGGTGAGTAAACTCTTCTTACAAATTCTGTGGGCACCAGGGCTGAGCTAA